One window of Bacillota bacterium genomic DNA carries:
- a CDS encoding S-layer homology domain-containing protein, producing MKAKGLSRRLLRMGLVLVLAITLVGMSLTPALASPRWGPADNEETGGHGHQHDGDHGKAWGHHFEDSDEAEWAADIIEEAFEKGFIKGIDAKHFQPNKPVTRVEAAIMITRLLGLEEEALQSLQVTLPFLDADEVPSWARGYVDLMVAQEIMRGIETGHGQALQGMKPATRLEVTVMLIRALGLEEQAMAHTGATLTFTDLAAIPPSLLGYVALAVEKGIVTGANNTFQPNKPVTRAEMAAMLDRASGKVNPSG from the coding sequence ATGAAAGCCAAGGGATTGTCCAGGCGACTCCTGCGGATGGGCCTTGTCCTAGTCCTAGCGATCACGCTGGTCGGCATGAGCCTCACCCCAGCGCTCGCCTCCCCCCGGTGGGGTCCGGCCGACAATGAGGAAACCGGCGGCCACGGCCATCAGCACGATGGTGACCACGGCAAAGCCTGGGGCCACCACTTCGAGGATTCGGACGAGGCCGAGTGGGCGGCCGACATCATCGAGGAGGCCTTCGAGAAAGGCTTCATCAAGGGTATCGACGCGAAGCACTTCCAGCCCAACAAGCCGGTCACCCGGGTTGAGGCCGCCATCATGATCACCCGCTTGCTCGGCCTCGAGGAAGAGGCCCTCCAGAGCCTCCAGGTGACCCTCCCGTTCTTGGACGCCGACGAAGTGCCCTCCTGGGCCCGCGGCTACGTTGACCTGATGGTCGCCCAGGAGATCATGCGCGGCATCGAGACCGGCCACGGCCAAGCCCTGCAGGGCATGAAGCCGGCCACCCGGCTCGAAGTCACGGTCATGCTGATCAGGGCCCTCGGCCTTGAAGAGCAGGCCATGGCCCACACCGGCGCCACCCTCACCTTCACCGACCTCGCCGCCATCCCGCCATCGCTCCTCGGCTATGTCGCCCTGGCCGTCGAGAAGGGCATCGTCACCGGCGCCAACAACACCTTCCAACCGAATAAGCCGGTGACCAGGGCCGAAATGGCGGCCATGCTCGATCGGGCCTCCGGCAAGGTCAACCCGTCCGGCA